Proteins from a genomic interval of Spiroplasma endosymbiont of Lonchoptera lutea:
- a CDS encoding adenylosuccinate synthase: MRNTLAIIGSQWGDEGKGKISDYFAQNSAVIVRWAGGDNAGHTIVFNNEKYKLNLVPSGIFNEQAINIIANGCVINLEKLIIEIKSLQDKGFSCRNLKISNRAHIIMPYHLKIDEYQEAKRKHIIGTTKRGIGPTYEDKIARVGIRICDLENPLTLKAKLENVIAIKEDILKQIYQDNLHIIVDDLLKQCQEWYAVIKQYVCDTSLLLNNLIKANQKVLFEGAQGVMLDIDHGTYPFVTSSNPSASSIAVGAGIAPWMVNNILAISKSYNTRVGSGVLITEMNAEMAHTIREVGKEYGTVSLRPRRIGWLDIVVLQHASRVNGFTSLAIMLLDVLSNIKLLKLCVAYIYKGEKINYIPADIEEYEKCQPVYMELAGWEADITKVKSWAELPENAKIYLQTISKLVDLPLALFSVGPDREQTILLTEIF; the protein is encoded by the coding sequence ATGAGAAATACATTAGCAATTATTGGTAGTCAATGAGGTGATGAAGGAAAAGGCAAAATAAGTGATTATTTTGCGCAAAATAGTGCCGTTATTGTTCGCTGAGCTGGTGGTGATAATGCTGGTCATACAATAGTTTTTAATAATGAAAAATATAAGTTAAATTTAGTTCCGTCAGGGATATTTAATGAGCAAGCAATTAATATTATTGCTAATGGTTGTGTTATTAATTTAGAAAAGTTAATTATAGAAATTAAAAGCTTACAAGATAAGGGTTTTTCGTGTCGTAACTTAAAAATTTCAAATCGTGCCCATATCATTATGCCATATCATTTAAAAATTGATGAATATCAAGAAGCAAAGCGAAAACATATTATTGGGACAACTAAAAGAGGCATTGGGCCCACATATGAAGATAAAATCGCAAGAGTAGGCATTAGAATTTGTGATTTAGAAAATCCATTAACATTAAAAGCAAAATTAGAAAATGTTATTGCGATTAAAGAAGATATTTTAAAACAAATATATCAAGATAATTTGCATATTATAGTAGATGATTTATTAAAACAATGTCAAGAGTGATATGCGGTAATTAAACAATATGTTTGTGATACTTCATTATTATTAAATAATTTAATTAAAGCAAATCAAAAAGTATTATTTGAAGGTGCCCAAGGAGTAATGCTAGATATTGACCACGGAACATATCCTTTTGTTACTAGTTCTAATCCCTCAGCATCATCAATTGCTGTTGGGGCAGGAATTGCTCCGTGAATGGTTAATAATATATTAGCAATTAGTAAATCATATAATACTCGTGTTGGTAGTGGTGTATTAATTACGGAAATGAATGCTGAAATGGCCCATACAATTAGAGAAGTTGGTAAAGAATATGGTACGGTATCATTACGACCACGCCGGATTGGTTGATTAGATATTGTTGTTTTACAACATGCAAGTCGTGTTAATGGGTTTACATCATTAGCAATTATGCTTTTAGATGTTTTAAGCAATATTAAATTATTAAAATTATGTGTTGCTTATATTTATAAGGGTGAAAAAATTAATTATATTCCCGCTGATATTGAAGAGTATGAAAAATGTCAACCAGTTTATATGGAATTAGCTGGTTGAGAAGCGGATATTACAAAAGTAAAATCGTGAGCAGAGTTACCTGAAAATGCTAAAATTTATTTACAAACAATTAGTAAATTAGTTGATTTACCATTGGCATTATTTTCTGTTGGTCCAGATCGTGAACAAACAATTTTATTAACTGAAATATTTTAA
- the rsmA gene encoding 16S rRNA (adenine(1518)-N(6)/adenine(1519)-N(6))-dimethyltransferase RsmA — MKPQAVLLKYNLHPMKKWGQNFLNNEQIVNQITNSFRCENTDGILEIGTGLGIMTVSLLKKAQKVVSIEIDKKLIPILNEQFKNEANFKLINDDFLNVNLPLLIKEHFVNIKRVHIVANLPYYLTSPILFKLLDNVQYFTSFTLMMQKEVAQRITSLPNNKAYSNLSVICQYYSKVSIPLKVSRHNFFPEPNVDSWIVHFALQKNYQVDNEREFNDFVRKLFAMKRKTLLNNLNLITNNKQISESLILKLNLPLTIRSEQLTIEQFINLYHFVKDNGNIILTRRSFNDK, encoded by the coding sequence ATGAAACCACAAGCAGTACTTTTAAAATATAATTTACATCCGATGAAAAAATGAGGACAGAATTTTTTAAATAATGAACAAATAGTTAATCAAATTACGAATAGTTTTAGATGTGAGAATACTGATGGCATTTTAGAAATTGGAACCGGATTAGGAATAATGACAGTTAGTCTTTTAAAAAAGGCACAAAAAGTAGTTAGCATTGAAATTGATAAAAAATTAATTCCAATTTTAAATGAACAATTTAAAAATGAAGCAAATTTTAAACTTATTAATGATGATTTTTTAAATGTTAATTTACCATTATTAATTAAAGAACATTTTGTTAATATTAAACGAGTTCATATTGTTGCTAATTTACCATATTATTTAACTTCACCAATTTTATTTAAATTATTAGATAATGTTCAATATTTTACGAGTTTTACATTAATGATGCAAAAGGAAGTAGCTCAAAGAATTACTAGTTTACCAAATAATAAAGCATATAGTAATTTAAGTGTAATTTGTCAGTATTATAGTAAAGTGAGTATTCCTTTAAAAGTAAGTCGTCATAATTTTTTTCCTGAACCTAATGTTGATAGTTGAATTGTTCATTTTGCTTTACAAAAAAATTATCAAGTTGATAATGAAAGAGAATTTAATGATTTTGTTCGCAAATTATTTGCTATGAAAAGAAAAACTTTACTTAATAATTTAAATCTGATTACTAATAATAAACAAATTTCTGAATCATTAATTTTAAAATTAAATTTACCTTTAACCATTAGAAGCGAACAGTTAACAATTGAACAGTTTATCAATTTATACCATTTTGTTAAAGATAATGGTAATATAATATTAACGAGGAGGTCATTTAATGACAAATAA
- a CDS encoding rod shape-determining protein: MFNQKKANFLSLDLGTANSLAYVSGQGVIYNEPSVMAYDVRTNKLIAVGSAAYEMVGKTHSNIRMVTPLVDGVISDLGATTDLLRYIFDRIRLTNVWKNSIVLLACPSGVTELERTALRKVASEMGASHVLVEEEVKMAAIGAGINIHLPVGNLVLDIGGGTTDIAVIASGDIIVSGSIKVAGRYIDEEIQKYLRSEQNVVIGEKTAEEIKCEIGSLIKFPNEKKTEKYGRDIVSGLPKRILVNPEEIRNVMLHVFSKVIDLTINVLESAPPGLAGDIIKNGITICGGGALIKGIDKYFESIFEFPVRISNDPLMSVINGTKSFEKKLSDTLARAIIEENQNDTEFQVSQKRNRRFG, translated from the coding sequence ATGTTTAATCAAAAAAAAGCTAACTTCCTATCACTAGATCTGGGAACGGCTAATTCATTAGCATACGTATCTGGACAAGGTGTTATTTATAACGAACCTTCAGTAATGGCATATGATGTTCGTACTAATAAATTAATTGCTGTTGGAAGTGCCGCATACGAAATGGTGGGAAAAACTCATAGCAATATTCGTATGGTAACACCATTAGTTGATGGTGTTATTTCTGATTTAGGAGCAACAACAGATTTACTGCGCTACATCTTTGATCGCATTCGTTTAACTAATGTTTGAAAAAATTCTATTGTCCTATTGGCTTGTCCATCTGGTGTTACTGAATTAGAACGAACAGCTTTAAGAAAAGTTGCATCAGAAATGGGCGCAAGTCATGTTCTTGTTGAAGAAGAAGTAAAAATGGCGGCCATTGGGGCTGGAATAAACATTCATTTACCTGTTGGTAATTTAGTATTAGATATTGGTGGGGGAACTACTGATATTGCCGTTATTGCTTCTGGTGACATTATTGTTTCTGGTTCGATTAAAGTTGCTGGCAGATACATTGATGAAGAAATTCAAAAATATTTAAGATCAGAACAAAATGTTGTTATTGGTGAAAAAACTGCTGAAGAAATCAAATGTGAAATTGGCTCTTTAATTAAATTTCCTAATGAAAAGAAAACTGAAAAATATGGTCGTGATATTGTTTCTGGTTTACCGAAAAGAATTCTTGTTAATCCTGAAGAAATTCGCAATGTAATGCTACATGTTTTTTCTAAAGTTATTGATTTAACAATTAATGTTTTAGAAAGTGCCCCTCCTGGGTTAGCTGGTGATATTATTAAAAATGGTATTACCATTTGTGGCGGTGGTGCATTAATTAAAGGAATTGATAAATACTTTGAAAGTATTTTTGAATTTCCTGTAAGGATTTCTAATGATCCATTAATGTCGGTAATCAATGGTACAAAAAGTTTTGAAAAAAAACTTAGTGATACTTTAGCAAGAGCAATTATTGAAGAAAACCAAAATGATACTGAATTTCAAGTGTCACAAAAACGAAATCGTCGTTTTGGTTAA
- a CDS encoding ribose-phosphate pyrophosphokinase: protein MTNNSYEHVAFFGLNASKKLAQEICNILKVPLQEAKVNNFADGEISVESLMSVRGKDVYVIQSTSFPVNENLMQLLIFIDALKRASANKINVVIPYFGYARQDRKAKGRQPITAKLVANMLTGAGADRIMLVDIHSSQIQGFFDIPVDDLWSSHDFAEYFLEKKLNNVVVVSPDHGGVTRARHLTTYLPGELAVVVKKRPEPNVSEVEFVLGDIKDKNCIIIDDMIDTGGTIVNAAKALKDAGAKTVYIAATHPIFSGKAVERLKNAVASGIVNEVVVTNSIELLEAKKFTGLKIISIAGFLAKMINASINCESLSEIYATRSKKLSNLQE, encoded by the coding sequence ATGACAAATAATAGTTATGAGCATGTTGCTTTTTTTGGATTGAATGCCAGTAAAAAATTAGCACAAGAAATTTGTAATATTCTTAAAGTTCCTTTACAGGAAGCAAAAGTAAATAATTTTGCAGATGGTGAAATTTCTGTTGAATCTTTAATGTCAGTTCGTGGTAAAGATGTTTATGTAATTCAATCAACATCATTTCCAGTTAATGAAAATTTAATGCAATTATTAATTTTTATTGATGCTTTAAAACGAGCATCAGCTAATAAAATTAATGTTGTAATTCCATATTTTGGTTATGCACGACAAGATCGGAAAGCAAAAGGGCGACAACCAATTACTGCCAAATTAGTAGCTAATATGTTAACTGGTGCTGGTGCTGATCGGATTATGTTAGTAGACATTCATTCATCACAAATTCAAGGTTTTTTTGATATTCCTGTTGATGATTTATGATCAAGTCATGATTTTGCGGAATATTTTTTAGAAAAAAAACTTAATAATGTTGTTGTAGTATCGCCAGATCATGGTGGTGTTACCCGAGCGCGACATTTAACAACTTATTTACCTGGCGAATTAGCAGTTGTTGTTAAAAAACGCCCTGAACCTAATGTTAGTGAAGTTGAATTTGTGCTTGGTGATATTAAAGATAAAAACTGTATTATTATTGATGATATGATTGATACGGGTGGTACCATTGTTAATGCAGCGAAAGCATTAAAAGATGCTGGTGCCAAAACTGTTTATATTGCTGCCACGCATCCAATATTTAGTGGTAAAGCTGTGGAACGGTTAAAAAATGCGGTCGCTAGTGGTATTGTGAATGAAGTTGTTGTTACTAATTCAATTGAATTGTTAGAAGCAAAAAAATTTACTGGTTTAAAAATAATTTCTATTGCTGGTTTTTTAGCGAAGATGATTAATGCTTCTATTAATTGTGAATCATTGTCAGAAATATATGCTACTCGTTCAAAAAAATTATCAAATTTACAGGAGTAA
- the pth gene encoding aminoacyl-tRNA hydrolase produces MKLIVGLGNPDKKYVHTRHNIGFQIIDALVKKWNIKLDSKKMDGQYGKTIKNNESIILLKPLTYMNLSGYSVSSITNYFKIAISDIIVIYDDVDLQLGVIKLRHSGSSGGHNGINSVINSLNSNKIKRIKIGIGKDNAYDTSSWVLGKFTNKEQPIIDDTVNKVLNIIDDFVVDFNFERVMNIYN; encoded by the coding sequence ATGAAATTAATTGTAGGTCTAGGAAACCCTGATAAAAAATATGTCCATACGCGACATAATATTGGTTTTCAAATTATTGATGCTTTAGTTAAAAAATGAAATATTAAGTTAGATAGTAAAAAAATGGATGGTCAATATGGTAAAACGATTAAAAATAATGAAAGTATTATTTTGTTAAAACCATTAACATATATGAATTTATCAGGATATAGTGTTTCATCAATAACTAATTATTTTAAAATTGCAATATCCGATATCATTGTTATTTATGATGATGTTGATTTACAACTTGGAGTTATAAAATTACGGCATAGCGGTAGTAGCGGTGGTCATAACGGTATTAATAGCGTTATTAATAGTTTAAATAGTAATAAAATTAAACGGATTAAAATTGGTATTGGTAAAGATAATGCTTATGATACTAGTTCTTGGGTTTTAGGTAAATTTACTAATAAAGAACAACCAATCATTGATGACACCGTTAATAAAGTTTTAAATATTATTGATGATTTTGTTGTTGATTTTAATTTTGAAAGAGTTATGAATATTTATAATTAA
- a CDS encoding rod shape-determining protein: protein MTNILEKFKRFLKGTKRNYIALDLGTANTLVYIAGQGIVYNEPSMIAYDLSKNNQLFALGHEAFEIIGKTNDNIKIIEPLVDGVISDLDAALDLLQAIFKKLQLSNMWKNAIVVLACPSGITQLERDGLKKVAYNMGAKIVIVEEEVKMAAIGADININLPSGNLVLDIGGGTTDIAVIASKGVIISRSIKVAGNLLDDEIKKYIRGQYNISIGIKSIIELKHAISSLSETKENKKFIAYGRNVLSGRPEEINITADEIRPVIITQFNRISEVLTEVLESTPPELAGDIIKNGITICGGGALIAGIDEYFSSKFNIKVKVANDPLKCVIEGTKRIEKEIYQGL, encoded by the coding sequence ATGACAAACATTTTAGAAAAATTTAAGCGCTTCCTTAAAGGCACAAAGCGTAATTATATTGCTTTAGACTTAGGAACAGCAAATACATTAGTTTATATCGCAGGACAAGGAATTGTTTATAACGAACCTTCAATGATTGCTTATGATTTATCAAAAAATAACCAATTATTTGCTTTAGGACACGAAGCCTTTGAAATTATTGGTAAAACTAATGACAATATTAAAATTATTGAACCACTAGTTGATGGAGTTATTTCTGATTTAGACGCAGCTTTAGATTTACTACAAGCTATTTTTAAAAAATTGCAATTATCAAATATGTGAAAAAATGCCATTGTTGTTTTAGCTTGCCCATCGGGGATTACACAATTAGAGCGCGATGGTTTAAAAAAAGTTGCTTACAATATGGGAGCAAAAATTGTTATTGTTGAAGAAGAAGTAAAAATGGCGGCCATTGGGGCTGACATTAATATTAATTTGCCAAGTGGTAACTTAGTATTAGATATTGGTGGCGGAACTACTGATATTGCCGTTATTGCATCAAAAGGCGTTATTATTTCTCGAAGTATTAAAGTAGCAGGTAACTTATTAGATGATGAAATTAAAAAATATATTCGTGGTCAATATAATATTTCTATTGGTATTAAAAGTATTATTGAATTAAAACATGCAATTAGTTCTTTAAGTGAAACGAAAGAAAATAAAAAATTCATTGCTTATGGTCGTAATGTTCTTTCGGGAAGACCCGAAGAAATTAATATTACTGCTGACGAAATTAGACCCGTAATTATTACCCAATTTAATCGCATCTCAGAAGTTTTAACTGAAGTTTTGGAATCAACCCCGCCAGAATTAGCTGGGGATATTATTAAAAATGGCATTACAATTTGTGGCGGTGGTGCCCTAATAGCAGGGATTGATGAATATTTTAGTAGTAAGTTTAATATTAAAGTTAAAGTTGCTAATGACCCCTTAAAATGTGTTATTGAGGGTACAAAACGGATTGAAAAAGAAATTTATCAAGGGTTATAA